The DNA region CCGAACAGCTCCCCCATGATGGGCCAGAAGGCGTTCCGCGGGTGGGCGTAGTACTCCCGGGCCGCCAACGACGCGCCGCCCGGCATCGACCCGAGGATCAGCACCCGGGCGTCGGGGCGGGCGATCGGCGGGAAGCTGTGAATTGGCATCGAAGGCTTAACCACCAGGTCCACAAAGGGGCACGAAGGTAGAAGGAAAGGAGGGAATGGACGAATGGAACGCGGATCCTCGCGGATACAAACGGATTGGATCAACGATTGTATCCGCGCCGATCCCGTACATCCGCCTTCATCCGCGTCCCGTTCTTTCTCCGGCGTGCTCGTCCTTCATGCCCTTTGTGGTTCATCTTCGGGCCTGCTAATCTACCTTTATGGAAAAGCCCTTTGGACAGAACCGGATCCGTCGCGAGGACCTCCCCGCCGGGGAGAACCTGTGCGAGTACTGCACGGCCAAGTGCTGCCGGTATTTTGCGCTGCCGATCGACGCCCCCGAGACGTTCGAGGAGCTGGAGTACCTCCGCTGGTTCTTGCTGCACGACCGGGCGAGCGTGTTCAAGGAAGACGACGACTGGTACCTGCTGGTGCACACCACCTGCGAGCACCTGCGGGACGACAACCGCTGCGGCATCTACGCCACGCGGCCGAAG from Pirellulimonas nuda includes:
- a CDS encoding YkgJ family cysteine cluster protein, giving the protein MEKPFGQNRIRREDLPAGENLCEYCTAKCCRYFALPIDAPETFEELEYLRWFLLHDRASVFKEDDDWYLLVHTTCEHLRDDNRCGIYATRPKICQDYSFTNCEYEEDSVYDLYLETADQVWEYTEAVWQPNARCARSRKPELLPVLA